The following is a genomic window from Eubalaena glacialis isolate mEubGla1 chromosome 18, mEubGla1.1.hap2.+ XY, whole genome shotgun sequence.
GGCTTGCTGACCTGCCGGATGCCCAGGTATAGCAGCTTCGCCATGGGGAACGCGCCCACCACCATCTTGGCGGTTGCAAGGGGCAGGCGCAACCTTGCTGACTGGGAGGGGCGACTCCgatctctcccacctcccccgcCCGCTCGTCGCTGTGCGTGCTTACGTACGTGCGTACGCCCCGTTGGGAACTGCAGGGGCGCTCTGTGACGACACCACGTCAACGCTGACGCTCCGACGTCCGTTTCGATGAATATGGAAATATACGGCGAAAGTAAGTCTGTCAGAGGGTGGTGCCGTTAAACGGCAGCTCGCGGAGCGTGCGTGGGTTCCCACGCCCGCTTCGGCTGACGTCACCGCCCTCCTCCGTGACGTCACATACCTGGGTGGCTTCTCCAAAGGCGGAGTCTTAATTAGTCCTAATTAGGGCTAACGAGTCCCAAATGCACCTTCCCCCCGCAGTTTAGAGCTCTCACTGGGCGTAAGAAACTGTCCAGGTAGTCATACAGACCTGGATTGGGATCCCAGCTCCACTGTTTACTTGCTGTGTGTGGcgagtgacttaacctctctgggcatcagtattcccatctacaaaatgggaatcaTAAGAACACTTACaccttgggactttcctggtggtgcagtggttaagaatctgcttgccaatgcaggggatacgggttcaagccctggtctgggaagatcccacatgccgcggagcagctaagccggtgcgccacaactactgagcctgcgctctagaccctgcgagccacaactactgagcccgtgtgccacaattactaaagcccgcgcactctagggcccatgctccacaagagaaggcaccacaataAGAAACCCGCGCGCCGCacggaagagtagccctgctcaccgcaagtagagaaagcccctgcgcagcaacgaagacccaacacagccaaaaataagtaagtaaataaataaataaataaatttactaaagaaAAAGAGCACTTACCTTCTTGGGTTGTTGTAAGCCTTGCATGCACATTTTGAATATAAAAACATAGTGAACTATGTTAAGAGCTTAGAATGGTGCCAATCACCCAATAAACAGCCCTTATTACCGTACAGGTATTAGCATTATTATTGCTAACTCCAGCATGAGGGTGCATTTCATCTCCAGAAGCAGCTAATCCAACCATTTCCCAAGTAACTgacaaactgaggcccaaagaggggcCAGGAGAGTGGCACAAGTTCCCTCAGCCAGCAGAGGTTTATAGCCCAGCATCTTGGCTAATAAACTATACCGTTCTCAAGCAGCCCCACTTCCTCCATTGGGGGGCGAAGGTCCCTAGGGAGCTGGCTCAGGAAGGAGTTTAAGGATGTGTCCCAGACTGTCATCCCTTACCCAGCAGGGAGCAAAATCATATAAACAAGGTCAAGAAGAGGTTGAGAGAAATTCCTGGATGGTGGAGTGCTGATGGGTAATTGAGAGATTCTcgaagaggcagagggagaggggaagtgcAAGGAACAGAGAAGCTGTGTACAGGAGGAAACAAACATTCAGGACACAAAGTTGGGGGACCCAGGGCTTTACTTGGCATCCTCTCGGACTCCCTGAGTGTCCTTTGTCACTTCCCTGGCCCTGATGGACttccatttctccatctgtaataATGATGATACTGACATGTGTGAACCTCGATATTCTAAATTACTAAGAATGCCAAGACTCCATAAAAACAACTTCTCCCCAGGATCCTTTCTGGGCTAAAGATGTGAAGGAGCTTGGGACCATTCAGGGTCCATCATCCACTAGGGAAACCCCCCCCCCATTTTACTGACTGACCAACTGGAGCCAGAGGATGACAAGGATTTATCCAGAGTTCCAGAGGTAATCAGGATGGAACTGAGGCTGGGGTTTCTTGAGTCCCAGCCCAGAGTCTTCTCCTGATCCCTGGGGGTGTTAGCCTGGGGCCCAAGGACctacttggggtgggggtggggggctgaggTTCCACATGATGGGTTTAGGAAGCTTCCAAACTTGTACATGACTTTTTTGTGTATAATTCACTATTGTTTCCTCAGCTCCTAGAAcaatgtttggcacatagtaggtgctcaataaatatttattgaatgaatgggaATGAGCATTTGGTGGAGGGGTAGTGTGCAGGCTTTCATCTGATTCCCTGAGGGGACTGTGTTCAGAAAGCTTCTATTCCCCTACATCTCCATCCCAGTAGCTTTATAGCAGTGAGACAGGGTGGGAAAACTACCagcccccgcctccccgcccaGATCCCAGGCCTGCCTCTTTTCTCTTCCCCACAACACCAAAGACCCAACTTCCTGCATCTCAGTGACTCACCCCTCCTCCTGCAAAACCATTTTCCTcattaagttcattttttttctcactcccctcctccctcctctttctttctcttgagaAGGGTTTCCAGGAACCTCTTCTGGGAACTTCTGGGGCAATGGTGTGTTTGtgcccatgtgtgtgtgtgtgtgtgtgtgtgtgtgtgtgtgtgtgtgtgtgtagggagatcTTCACATCTCATCAGGAGCCTGGAGCCTGTTACACACccgtggggaggaagggagggagatggcCTATCAGAAGGGGCGAGGCCTGTCCAGAGCTGTGTGTTTCCTCCTGCTCTCCAGCCTCGTTCTAGAAGGACAGCCATTCCTGGTTGACCCCTGagggccaggggagggaggggaacacCATCAGCCAGGACAGCAGCCTTGGCCACTCTGGGGCATGggaacagaggcagagacagggaggggagaggaagcccAGGATGGCCCCAGCGTTGACTCACCGGCTGCGTGACCCTGGGCTAATCACTTGGCCTCTTCGGTGATGGCCTTTGAGTAGGGCCTGGGATCATTCCCAGAGGTCTTTCCAGTTCAGGTCCCCTGGTCACCCTTTTCCCAGGATGGGCAAGGGGCTTGAGTTACACAATCCCACAGGCGCTTGTGCTTCTTCCATCATCGAATTCCTTCAAGATAAATCCCAAAGCTGACACCAATCCTTCCCCACtccaccaccacccacctcccTACCCCGGTCCAGCCATCAGCATCTCCTGCCTGGGCTCCTGGCTTCTGCCCTTACTTCCCATATTCTGTTCCCTACTCAGCAGCCAGGGAATCCTGTTAACATTTAAGCCAAATCCCAATCCTTCTCTGCTAAGAGCCCCTCTGTAGCTCCCATTTCTCTTGGAATAAAAGGCAAAGAGCTTCACAAAGTTCTATAATATCggcccctctccctggcctgtctCAATTCCATTCCTCACATCCTCCCGCTCTGGTTCCCACCACACCGCTGTGTGTACTTGCTGGCCCTCAAATGCAGGCAGTCTCTTACTCCAggttttgcacttgctgttccctcggCCTGCAATGCTCTTCCATCTGACCCCtttcctccttcaggtcttttcTCAAATGCCCCCTTCTCCGTGAGCCCTCCCCGACCTCCTCATCTAGATCAGACTCCGCATCACTCTCTGTCCTCTCAGTCagctttatttttccccattccCCTTATCGATTCTGAATGTTATGTTTATCTTTATTCATTtactgtgagctccatgagggcgGGGCCTGGGCTGTCTTGGTCACCGTTTTGTCCCCAGCCGCGGGCCAGCACAGGGCTGGGCAGAGAGTAGGTATAAACAAATCtcccttgaatgaatgaataaatacccTTCTCTTGTCCCCAGCCCCCTTCCCAAGCCTGCCCTGCTCCCTGCTCCACCAGCCAGTTTGCTGATTGCCCTTCATTTGAttctgctccctcctcctcctcctcaatcCTGACCTGGAGAATGCTGTTTATCTTGAAACTCTGAAATGCTCTGTcctgctctctctctgtcccctaTATGACCGGGGGTTTCCCAAAGGCAAAAGTGACCACTCAGCACTCGGTGAATTTCTTCTTCCACCATCCCCGTGAGTCACAGACTTTTACCCCCTTGTTGAAAGTAATCCTAACTTTTTTGTCTTTACCTTCTGGAAAGTTAATCTACTGGTCCCCTCCTCTAGGAAGCCCTTTCTGACCCCCAGACTGGGTCTGATGCCTTCTTgggttcccccagcccctgggctccCCTTCTGAGCCCTGCCCACTCTGGGTCATCACTATCCAGGGACAGATCTGTCTCCCCCAGTGGAGTGGGAGCCATGAGGGCAGGGCCAGCGCTGTCATTTGTCACCGCTGGGTCACTAGCACCACCCAGCACAGCGCTAGGCACAGTTCTGCTGAATTGTTAGGGGGTCATGATGGAGGACGATGGTTGACCAGTGACACATCAACCTCactattttcctattttcttacaTGCTTATGGATAGTAACGTAGCCTTATTTACATACAATTTGCATACACCGgaccaggagggaagggagggtgggactaGTATGGAGGAGTGGGGGCTCTGCACGACACGAGGTTCACTGTGCCGGCAGCAGCATCTTCAGCTGCACCTGGTCCCTCTGGGAGGGCTGAGCGGCCACCCAGCTGGCTGCCATGGCCTTGGCCATGCTGTTCCTCTTGGAAGCGAGCGGGGTCTCCAGGGTGAGCGAGACGTTGGCCATCTCCTGGGGTTTGTCACTGGCCAGAAAGCGGAGCAGGTTGTGCAGGGCCTTGGCCACGTGACTGCGGGCGCCCTCGTTGATGAGGCAGTAGAGGATGGGGTCAGCCACACAGTTGAGGCTGGTGAAGGCCAGTGAGCTGTGGTATGCCGAGAAGACACGTTCCTCGAAGCCACAGTCCCAGGGGTGGCGCAGGTAGACAGCGCTGCGGGACAGCAGGAGCACATGGTAGGGCGCAAAGCAGACCAGCACGATGGCAATGAGGCTGAGGGCCAGCCTCTTGATCTTGGCCTTCTCCTGGCGCTCGGTGGACACGCTGCCCCGCACAGCCCGCAGGATGCCGCGGTAGGAGAGCAGCATGAGGGCCCACGGGAAGAGGAAGCCCACGAAGACCCGGTAGAGGTTCATCCAGGCCACCCAGCCCTCCATGGGGAACTTCTCGAAGCAGAAGGTGTGGTTGTAACGGTCGCGGAAGAGCTCATCATGGAACAGGGGCGCCGAGTTGGCTCCCAGCTCCGTGGCCCAGACCACGGAGCTCACGGCCACGGCCGTCTTGACACGGCGCAGGCGGGTGAACCGCAGTGGGTGGGCCACGGCCAGGTAGCGGTCCACGGAGATGCAGCAGAGGAAGGCGATGCTGATGTAGATGTTGGTAtaaaagatgaacccaaagagctTGCAGGAGCTGGGGCCGTGGATCCAGTTGTCGTGGTGCAGGAAGTAGTCCACCCACAGCGGCAGCGTGCAGATGTACAGCAGGTCGGCGATGCTGAGGTTCATCAGGTACACACCCAACTCGTTGTGTTGCCGCACCTGGCGGTAGGCGGCCCACAGGGCCAGGCAGTTGGTGGGCAGTCCCACGCCAATGACAAAGATGTAGAGGGAGGGCGGGAAGAGGTGGTCCACGAGGGAGTCCACGTGGCAGCCCTCCCATGTGCGGTTGCCCATCCTCGGCACTGAGGCTTTCGAGATGCTTCCCCTGGCCCACGGGGGCTGTGGGGCCATGGGTGGCGGGAGGCCATCAGGCCCCCTGAGCCCCCTCCTTGGAGGCTCAGGGGAACATGGTGGGAGGCAGTCCACAGCGAAGAGATGAGGCTGACCACGAATCGTGGGCCAGGCTGGGCAGGGAAGGATAGAGCTTGAGAGGGAAAAGTTGGAGGAGGGATAGAATTACGACAAGAGGGAGGTTTGGGGGATGGCAGGATTAACAAAGGTCTTTGTCAAGGAGGTTTTATGAACCCAATCAGAGCATAAATGGAGGAGTACTGGGGTCACACAAAATTGACTGAGGGGGGTGTTTATGGTGTTTATAGAGGAGAGGAAGGCATCAGTGGGcagtggtgagagagagagatttgcgAAGGATGTAGAAAGTAAGCGTGGCCATGCTGAAGTAACGGTGGGGTGGAAATGTATGGGATAGTGTTGAGATAGGATAGTCTACAGTTAGGGAGTGTTGAAAAGACCAGGCAAGATGGATGGGGGTGCTAGCATTTCCTAGGACCCCAgtaagaaataaggaaataagtaAGGTAAACAGTGAGGAGAAGATTACGGAAAAGGAGGTGTCCTGTGGGGGATGAAAGAGAGGAAGGGCTCGGTCTGGGGGATGTGGGAAGGGTTTTTAAGAAACAGGAAGGAGGTGAGTAAGGGCTAGATCAGAGCAGGGTTACTAATACAGGGAATTTAAAGGGGACAAGGACGGGGCTCCAGCTTGGTCCTGGTGGGAGCTGAGTAGTTGAGATGAGGTGGCCCCGCCTCACAGTTCAAAGCTGATTTTGCAGCACCTGTGGGGAGAGAAGACTGCAGTGAGAGGAGTCATGGACCACCCCCTTCTCCCCACACCCCTTTTGCCCTGACTCCAGTGGGCTGCAGAGGGTGGGGACCCTAACGATGCCTAATTGAGCCCCACTCTAAGCAACGGATCTCTGAAAACACAGATTTGAGATGCCagatatattttttccctaacagacgttaaaataaagatccaactcagattttaaaactttcttccaGAAACCATGTAAAACTTGTACAAGTATCATATCATGCTGTGGGAAATGGAGAACTAGTCTCACCTATCATGTTATAGACAGGGAGACTGGGCCCAGAGAGGCTGCGTCACTCCCCTCAAGGATGCACAGCAAGGCAGTGATGGAACCGGGCTAGAACCAGCCCTCCTGCTCCTAACCCAGGGCACCCCATTTTTTACTATAATGATGACGGTGGTGATAATAACAGCTAAAGTTTATTAAGTCCTACTACATAGCAGACCCTGTCTTAAGCACTTTTTCgggtatgaattttagaatttcaaGACTCCTATGAGGAATAGGGTTATTCCCCCTGTTCgacaaactgaggcacagagacgttCAGAGACCTGTCCAAGGTCCTGATAGCGGGAGAGGGGAAATCTCGGCTTTCTCCAGCCTGCAACCCCTTTCTCCAGCCTGCAGTTCAGTTTTCACCCAGGAATAACTGGACAGAAAAGGGCCCTGGGCTGACAGCCCAGGGAAGCATagctgcagggggctgggggggtggggcgaGGCGGGGAAGGGCTGAGAGGAGCAGCTGCTGGACTCGGTTGAGGTCGGGAACAAGGGGGAGCCCTGGGGGCAGTGCCAGCAGTCCCCTCCCTCAGAGACTGCCCCCTTCATTGTCTCTTCCCACTCCCCTCCGACTTTCCCGAGTGAGAGTCTTGGGCCTCACCCTCCTGGTCCTGCGGAGACCTTTAAGGACAGGGCAAAGGACAATCTTGGACCAAGCCCCGGACCACTGTCAGCCCCCAGAGAGGTGGGGAGCGAAGTCCTGAATTAGAGGCACCTTCAGAAGCCACTCCATCCAAGGGTTTGCATCAGTTTAGTTTTTAGGCTGtgaaaccactttaaaaaaaaaaaaaagagagagagacatctcAGCTGGAAACCCCATCTAAGACAGTGACAGAGGAAGCTGCTCTGTGCTCGAGAAGAAATGAGGTGGCGGGAGGAAGGCCACCTCTGAAGATCCCCAGgacacactttgaaaaccactggttgAGTCAattggacagatgaggaaaccaaggcccagagaggggaagggatgaGCCCAAAGATACACAGCAGGTACATGGGAACCTCCCAGATGCCTGAGCGTCTTCTCATGGGAAAGGCCACTTGGCTCTCCCTACCTCCACACTAAATCCTGAATCCATGCATGTCTCTAAAACCCCTGCTGCCGCCCGCTCTGCTCAGCCATCACCACTGGCTTGGACTTTGCAGTAGCTTCCTCACGGCTTTCCTGGCTGCCACTCTGACTTCCCTCAACTCACTTCCCACGTGGCAGCCAGAAAGGTCTCTCTAACATGTAAATCAGCTCTTGTTACTTCTCTGCTTGAAACTCTCCAATAGCTTCCCAGTGGACTTGGGGTAAAATCCCAAATCCTCGCCCCAGGTGACAAGGCACTGCCTGACCAGCCTGGACAGCCTAGCTGACTTTCttgcccacctcccctcccccacctcagcaGCCTCAAGGCTGGACCTTCTTTCCAGCGTCAAAACCTatgttctggacttccctggtgccgcagtggttaggaatccgcctgccaatgcaggggacacgggttcgatccctggttcgggaggatcccacatgccacagagcaactaagcccgtgcgccacaactactgagcctgcactctagagcctgcgagccacaactactgagcccgcgtgccacaactactaaagcccgcgcgcctagagcccatgctccacaacaagagaaggcaccgcaatgagaagcccgcgcaccgcaatgaagagtagcccccgctcgccgcaacgagagacagcccacacacagcaacgaagacccaacgcagccaaaacaaaacaaaacaaaacctttgttCTTCCTTCAGACTTACTTACGACtagctccctcacctccttcacttCCTCAGGGAGGCCCTCTGTACCCAAAGTCCTGCCCACCCATTCCCAGGGCTCTCTCACATCACTTTGCatcttgtttgtgtctgtctgtctgtctagaaCGGAcattccaggagggcagggaccttgtgTTGACTGCTGTATCGCCAGTGCCCAGGACAGGCCcggcatacagtaggcactcaagaaATGACTTTGGACTGAGGGAACAGGCATTGGTCAGCCCCTCCTCCAACACAGGCTCCCGCTCACCTTGAGGCGGCACCACCCCCCACTTCAAGCTCAAGCGAGTCCCTGCAGGGACCCAGAGAAAGAGGCGGGGAGGGAAAAAGTGAAAAGGGCAGGATCTGTCTGCTGCACAATTGACTTTGAAAGATCAGGGCTGAGTCCCACTTAGTAAGTCCTCCCCGCTGTCGGGTCCTCCATGACTGAAGAGCTGCCCTCACCTCAGACTCACAGAGACTCCTGGATCCTGTGGAGATGGGACAGAGGGGGCTTGCTCCTGGTTGGAACAGTGCAATCCGGTCCCTACCTTTGAACTGAAACCACCCGCCCAGAGCAAATCACTCAGAACAGCtctctcaggcttccctggtggtgcagtggttaagaatccgcctgccaatgcgggggacacgggttcgagccctagtccgggaagatcccacatgccgcagagcaactaagcccatgcgccacaactactgagcctgcactctagagcccgtgagccacaactactgagcccgcgagccacaactactgagcccacgagccacaactactgaagcccgcgcgcctagagcccatgctccgcaacaagagaagccaccacaatgagaaggccgtgcaccgcaacaaagagtagcccccgctcaacgcaactagagaaagcccgcacccagcaacgaagacccaacgcagccaaaaataaataaataaataaatttatattaaaaaacaaaacaaaacaaaaacccaaacaccTCTCTCCCCTCTGTCTGCCCTGggtctctccttcctcctgtAACACTGAGGGAATTACTTCTtcaggagcctcagtttccccttctacAGAAAGGGGGGGTGGGGCACAACTTTTATACTAGTCACATCCCAGATATGAaaatccttgggacttccctggcagtccagtgcttaagactccgcgcttccactgcagggggcacaggtttgacccTGTgcctaggatcctgcatgctgtgcggctcggccaaaaaaaaaaagaagaaaaaaggaaaatatcaattctatacaaactcttccagaaaactgaagaggATGAAACATCTCTGAATTTATTCACAGGGAACTAttgatatattcaatatcctgtgataaaccataatggaaagcaatatttttaaaaaaagattatctatatgtgtataactgagtcactttgctgtacagcagagattggcacaatattgtaaatcaactatacttcaataaaaaacaaaattaattaaaaaaaagaaaatccttggtAGAGGTGATATCATCTATAAATTGTGCAGTATTTGAACAATTATTACTATTCCACAGGCACTGGGGAGCTGACACAAGAATGAACCAGTTCATAATGGGAGGAGGCACTGAGAGCTGGGAGTTCCCTTTGCCCCACCCTCTCAAGAACCCCTGGGTTCAGCTGAGGCTGGGGTGGGTACACAGGCATGAGACTGATTTCCTGCAGCCAAAGGAAATACACTTCCTATTGCTAATTTCCTCGAGGGGGAACCAGTTGGTCgcctacccctccctcctcccatccctcctCCTCAACCCATCTGCTTCTTGGGGGGATGCtgggcatgggggaggggcatTCAACCCTCTCTTCTCCCCCACCTGAGATCTGCCCACCACCAAACCCCCGAAAGACAGCGCAGAATGGCAGACTCTTAGAACTCCACAGTGCAACAGGCCTATATGCCACAACTGGGGGGCGCGAGGCTATTTCTGACCCCTGCCtgatacagatggggaaactgaggcctagagccACAAAGCAGTTGTCTAAGTCACAAGATGTGTCAAGACTACATAGATCTGTCATTCTTAACTAAAAAGCTTCCCCTTACCTGAATGTTTTCTCTCTTCACCCCCTGCATTCCCGTAATTTTTCTCAAGTCTTTCCGGGGTTCTCAGCCCCCGTTAAGAATCTGCTGAAAGATCCACGGACTCTCACCACAAGAAAGCAAGTGACCTCGGCGTCTTGGGTGCCCCTCCATCACCTGACTCCCTTGCCCAGCCCCCTGGAGCCAAGACCCTGTTCGTCTGGGATCTAAGTTGCCTCCCTTACTCAGGCTTTTGTGTGTGGGAGGTCAACCCCCAAATCTCACAGTGCCCACAAGAAGCTCCCCAGTCCCACAGGCCTCCCTCGTGGTCCCTCGTGCTggcccctcccagaggggcagggaaGAGAGATAAGCTGAGAATGTGGAGCGATAG
Proteins encoded in this region:
- the GPR4 gene encoding G-protein coupled receptor 4, which translates into the protein MAPQPPWARGSISKASVPRMGNRTWEGCHVDSLVDHLFPPSLYIFVIGVGLPTNCLALWAAYRQVRQHNELGVYLMNLSIADLLYICTLPLWVDYFLHHDNWIHGPSSCKLFGFIFYTNIYISIAFLCCISVDRYLAVAHPLRFTRLRRVKTAVAVSSVVWATELGANSAPLFHDELFRDRYNHTFCFEKFPMEGWVAWMNLYRVFVGFLFPWALMLLSYRGILRAVRGSVSTERQEKAKIKRLALSLIAIVLVCFAPYHVLLLSRSAVYLRHPWDCGFEERVFSAYHSSLAFTSLNCVADPILYCLINEGARSHVAKALHNLLRFLASDKPQEMANVSLTLETPLASKRNSMAKAMAASWVAAQPSQRDQVQLKMLLPAQ